A window from Staphylococcus succinus encodes these proteins:
- a CDS encoding alpha/beta hydrolase fold domain-containing protein has translation MVVKKMIALTSALLTTSYLYIKIKEKRSYKSFLCEMMLRVNRVKRAFLTVEGAQRALNGVEQDTKGLYQGTQYQFQNNVEKTFYQNVTTYVVNDKSQNQQAVILYLHGGAWFQNPLDHHFAYIDMLANHFGAKVIMPIYPKVPHATYQDTFDLLVEIYDELSETIQPGKQLTIMGDSAGGQIALSFAQLLKYKGLSQPQHIVLLSPVLDATFSNPEAQEYERIDPMLGIEGSKYFLKLWAGDLPLDNWKISPINGDLTDLGHITISVGTKETLYPDAVKLSDLLNKQNIVHEFLPGYNLFHIYQVFPIPERQQVLLKLKQIIKVD, from the coding sequence ATGGTTGTAAAGAAAATGATAGCATTAACAAGTGCGTTACTAACAACATCATATTTATACATCAAGATAAAAGAAAAACGTAGTTACAAAAGTTTTTTATGTGAAATGATGCTAAGAGTGAATAGAGTGAAACGTGCATTTTTAACTGTAGAAGGTGCACAACGTGCATTAAATGGAGTTGAACAAGATACAAAAGGTTTATATCAAGGAACACAGTATCAATTTCAAAATAATGTAGAAAAGACTTTTTATCAAAATGTAACTACATATGTTGTGAATGATAAATCTCAAAATCAACAAGCTGTTATTTTGTATTTACATGGAGGTGCATGGTTTCAAAATCCATTAGACCACCATTTTGCATATATTGATATGCTGGCGAATCATTTTGGTGCTAAAGTCATCATGCCTATTTATCCCAAAGTACCTCATGCTACATATCAAGATACATTTGATTTGCTAGTAGAAATATATGATGAGTTAAGTGAAACGATACAACCTGGGAAGCAATTAACCATTATGGGAGATTCAGCAGGTGGACAAATTGCTTTGTCCTTTGCACAGTTATTAAAATACAAAGGATTAAGCCAACCGCAACATATTGTCCTATTATCCCCCGTATTAGATGCAACTTTTAGTAATCCAGAAGCACAAGAATATGAGCGTATTGATCCTATGCTAGGTATTGAAGGAAGTAAATATTTCTTGAAATTATGGGCAGGAGATCTACCATTAGATAATTGGAAAATATCACCCATCAATGGTGATTTAACAGATTTAGGGCATATAACCATTTCTGTAGGCACAAAAGAAACATTATATCCAGATGCAGTGAAATTATCTGATTTGCTTAATAAACAAAATATTGTGCATGAATTTTTGCCAGGATATAATTTATTTCACATTTATCAAGTGTTTCCGATTCCAGAACGTCAACAAGTACTATTGAAATTAAAGCAGATTATTAAAGTAGACTAA
- a CDS encoding CapA family protein, giving the protein MKNSKRFSIDERVLKWTKRHKKRNSIYTSIILIIAIVLIVFAMNSEKIVPVKAMSKSQGDIRMTYLGNVELNNHIRKNNINESFGAIKDILKGSDYSTASLKLSEFSNDKKTNINNNLENVMFLKELNVKSLNIVNQVTDNITARDFSKAVEAQAGYNYLTGNGSNPINSKTVQQTVKGKKIANVSFTDVESDYTDPIKNTTSVSLEPNIFIPLIKKLKENNDYVVVNVDWGITDERAVTTRQRQYAHALSDAGADVIIGHNTVVQKIEKYKGTSIFYSLGNVTSEGFLSKNKQGLAVQQNWNGKQSQFMVTPIKSQAGKITEARPNKVEEIKMLNNIQSKSVKLKKENGGYIYEH; this is encoded by the coding sequence ATGAAGAATTCTAAACGATTTTCTATAGATGAGCGTGTATTAAAATGGACGAAACGCCATAAAAAGCGCAACTCCATATACACCAGTATCATTCTAATAATAGCTATTGTACTTATAGTATTTGCTATGAACTCAGAAAAGATAGTCCCCGTTAAAGCTATGAGTAAAAGTCAAGGTGACATAAGGATGACTTATTTAGGCAATGTGGAGTTAAATAACCATATCCGAAAAAATAATATCAATGAATCATTTGGTGCTATTAAAGATATTTTAAAAGGAAGTGATTATTCAACAGCAAGTTTAAAACTTTCCGAGTTTTCAAATGATAAAAAAACGAATATTAACAATAACTTAGAGAATGTAATGTTTTTAAAGGAATTAAACGTTAAAAGTTTGAATATTGTTAACCAAGTTACAGATAATATAACAGCTAGAGATTTTAGCAAAGCTGTGGAAGCACAAGCGGGCTATAATTATTTAACTGGAAATGGTTCTAACCCGATAAATAGTAAAACAGTGCAACAAACTGTTAAAGGGAAAAAAATCGCTAATGTTTCATTTACTGATGTTGAATCCGATTATACAGATCCAATAAAAAATACAACCTCAGTAAGTTTAGAACCCAATATTTTTATTCCTTTAATAAAAAAACTTAAAGAAAATAATGATTATGTCGTCGTCAACGTAGACTGGGGTATTACCGATGAACGAGCAGTTACAACGAGGCAAAGACAATATGCACATGCACTTTCAGATGCTGGTGCTGATGTAATTATTGGACATAACACAGTAGTTCAAAAAATAGAGAAATATAAAGGAACAAGCATCTTTTATAGTTTGGGTAATGTTACATCAGAAGGATTTCTATCTAAGAATAAACAAGGATTGGCAGTGCAACAAAATTGGAATGGAAAGCAATCGCAATTTATGGTTACACCAATTAAATCACAAGCAGGAAAAATTACTGAAGCACGCCCTAATAAAGTAGAAGAAATTAAAATGCTAAATAATATTCAAAGTAAAAGCGTGAAGCTTAAAAAAGAGAATGGAGGGTACATATATGAACATTAA
- the pgsC gene encoding poly-gamma-glutamate biosynthesis protein PgsC, with protein sequence MIGSELYFSLFVGIVLSLIFAEKFGISPAGLVVPGYLALIFDQPIMLLSVLIISCITYFIVNHGISRFVILYGRRKFAAMILTGMVLKFVFDLLYPITPFEMVEMSGIGVVIPGIIANTIQKQGVIITLSTCMLLTCITYVILFLYSFIN encoded by the coding sequence ATGATAGGTTCAGAGTTATATTTTTCATTATTTGTAGGCATTGTGCTCAGTTTAATCTTTGCCGAAAAATTTGGTATCAGCCCAGCAGGTTTAGTTGTACCAGGATACTTAGCACTTATATTTGACCAACCAATAATGTTATTATCCGTGCTAATTATTAGTTGTATTACATATTTTATAGTAAATCATGGCATCAGTCGTTTCGTAATTTTATACGGGCGCAGGAAATTTGCAGCAATGATACTAACGGGTATGGTATTAAAATTTGTATTCGATTTGCTCTATCCTATAACCCCGTTTGAAATGGTTGAAATGTCTGGTATAGGTGTTGTTATTCCAGGAATCATAGCTAATACGATACAAAAACAAGGTGTCATTATCACTTTATCTACATGTATGCTGCTAACATGTATCACTTACGTCATCTTATTCTTATATAGCTTTATCAATTAG
- the pgsB gene encoding poly-gamma-glutamate synthase PgsB, with protein MLLIIICVGLILWLGIVEKQRHSNRLEKIPIRININGIRGKSTITRLIYSILREDKYRVIGKTTGTDARLLYWFTPREYPVYRKPQGANIGEQRDIIRKVVKQKGNALVNECMAVNPDYQITFQRDLVKANIGVIVNVMEDHMDVLGPTLKEVAEAFTATIPYKGHLVVMKDDYTDFFAKVAKRRKTKLIVVDKEEVPESYLRKFGYIVFPDNVAIAMGVAEALGIDRDTALRGMLNAPPDVGAVEVKYFNANQTTNVYVNAFAANEPQSTKAILNKVESYNYPYRKVVIVLNCRDDRVDRTRQFVENFITEVEFDTLICTGKSTQMVTDAMKGQKHKKYLNFEGKDMKQVEDALYKESENALIFCVGNIHGPGKQIAQYIEGIK; from the coding sequence TTGCTACTGATCATAATATGTGTAGGGTTAATTCTTTGGTTGGGCATTGTTGAGAAACAAAGGCATTCCAACAGATTGGAAAAAATCCCAATACGCATCAATATTAATGGTATTAGAGGTAAATCTACTATAACAAGATTAATTTATAGTATTTTACGTGAAGATAAATACCGAGTAATAGGTAAAACAACAGGGACTGATGCACGTTTACTGTATTGGTTTACACCTAGAGAATATCCAGTTTATAGGAAACCACAAGGTGCTAATATCGGAGAACAACGTGACATTATTCGCAAGGTTGTGAAGCAAAAGGGTAATGCACTTGTGAACGAATGTATGGCAGTTAATCCAGATTATCAAATTACCTTCCAACGAGATTTAGTTAAAGCAAACATTGGCGTTATTGTTAACGTAATGGAAGATCATATGGATGTCTTAGGTCCTACATTGAAAGAAGTTGCAGAAGCATTTACAGCTACAATTCCTTATAAAGGACATCTTGTAGTTATGAAAGATGATTACACAGACTTTTTTGCCAAAGTAGCTAAAAGACGTAAAACAAAACTTATAGTAGTAGATAAAGAAGAGGTGCCTGAATCTTATTTAAGAAAGTTTGGTTACATTGTGTTCCCAGATAACGTAGCAATTGCTATGGGTGTAGCAGAAGCATTAGGTATTGATCGAGATACTGCTTTAAGAGGCATGCTCAATGCGCCACCAGATGTAGGTGCCGTTGAAGTTAAATACTTTAATGCAAACCAAACTACAAACGTTTATGTAAATGCATTTGCAGCGAATGAACCTCAGTCAACAAAAGCGATATTAAATAAAGTGGAAAGTTACAATTATCCATACCGAAAAGTTGTTATCGTATTAAATTGTCGTGATGACAGAGTGGATCGAACGAGACAATTTGTTGAGAACTTTATAACAGAAGTTGAATTTGACACTTTAATTTGTACTGGTAAAAGTACCCAAATGGTCACTGACGCAATGAAGGGTCAGAAACACAAAAAATATCTAAACTTTGAAGGTAAAGATATGAAACAAGTTGAAGATGCGTTGTACAAGGAATCTGAAAATGCCCTGATTTTCTGTGTAGGTAATATACACGGTCCAGGTAAACAAATAGCGCAATATATAGAAGGGATCAAATAA